In a single window of the Porites lutea chromosome 14, jaPorLute2.1, whole genome shotgun sequence genome:
- the LOC140923874 gene encoding UDP-glucuronosyltransferase 1A1-like — translation MLWLSWIILLFLAESSSSAKILGGSAVGGSHYMVIRNVMEELAARGHEVTLVAASATEIKPSERISHKVFQVPYATGTTAESVAKVIIEKGMSFEVMMQMDEMRRVVCNTLLNSTDFLESLRGHDLIIHDAGASCSVLLAEYLDIKRVEILPAPPNAPFVVYHKTPLPLSYIPQIMPGYTDKMTFLQRVVNVGSYVATRILMEIMSKTMNDLKAKYNIRPEISFQEATGKAELVLITADFALEYPQPLLPGNIMVGQLNFKEAKPLSPELEEFVSGSDHGFILVSFGSNVASLAKEKVDKLAEAFGKLKQRVVWRLKGYIPASLSSNIKAMKWLPQNDLLGHKNIKAFVSHVGHNSLYETAYHGVPVVAFPLFADQFFNARKVDYFGLGLQVDHNSFDSEQLFKKINKVITEPRFKNEAVRISHLLKDRPRTPLQTTGDWIEYVLRHDGAPHLRPQVFNIPWYQYYLLDVMAFLVTIVTLVVMVIRLTCKCLCHVCCKSDNKSKME, via the exons ATGTTGTGGCTTTCTTGGATTATCTTGCTTTTCTTGGCTGAATCTTCATCTTCAGCCAAAATTTTAGGAGGCAGTGCAGTTGGAGGGTCTCATTACATGGTGATCAGGAACGTCATGGAAGAATTAGCCGCCCGGGGTCATGAG GTGACCTTGGTGGCAGCCTCTGCTACAGAAATTAAACCCAGTGAAAGAATCTCACACAAGGTGTTCCAAGTGCCATATGCTACTGGAACAACAGCAGAGTCAGTTGCAAAAGTTATCATAGAAAAAGGCATGTCTTTTGAAGTCATGATGCAGATGGATGAAATGCGCAGGGTGGTATGCAACACATTGCTCAATAGCACTGATTTTCTCGAGAGCCTGAGAGGTCATGATTTGATTATCCATGATGCTGGGGCATCCTGCTCTGTGTTGCTGGCAGAGTACTTGGACATTAAGAGGGTCGAGATTTTACCAGCACCTCCTAATGCTCCATTTGTTGTGTACCATAAAACACCACTGCCATTGTCGTATATTCCTCAAATAATGCCTGGATATACTgataaaatgacatttttgcaGCGGGTTGTTAACGTGGGGTCCTATGTTGCTACTAGAATATTAATGGAGATAATGTCAAAGACCATGAATGATCTGAAGGCCAAGTATAATATCAGACCTGAGATAAGCTTCCAAGAGGCCACAGGAAAGGCCGAACTAGTGTTAATAACTGCAGATTTTGCATTGGAGTATCCACAACCACTATTGCCAG GGAATATTATGGTGGGACAGCTTAACTTTAAAGAAGCTAAGCCTCTGTCCCCTGAGTTGGAAGAATTTGTCAGTGGGTCAGATCATGGTTTCATCCTTGTTTCATTTGGGAGTAATGTTGCTTCCCTTGCAAAAGAAAAAGTGGACAAGTTGGCAGAAGCATttggaaaactaaaacaaagagTTGTTTGGAGGCTTAAAG GTTACATCCCTGCATCTCTCAGCTCAAACATCAAGGCAATGAAGTGGTTACCACAGAATGATCTTCTAGGTCACAAGAACATCAAAGCTTTTGTCTCCCATGTAGGACACAACAGTCTGTATGAGACAGCATATCATGGGGTTCCTGTGGTggcttttcctttgtttgcagACCAGTTTTTCAATGCAAGGAAGGTGGACTATTTTGGCCTGGGACTGCAAGTTGATCACAACAGTTTTGATTCGGAACAGTTgttcaagaaaataaataaagtcaTCACTGAACCAAG GTTTAAAAATGAGGCTGTACGGATTTCTCATTTATTGAAAGACAGGCCACGTACCCCCTTACAGACAACTGGTGACTGGATAGAGTATGTACTTAGACATGATGGAGCTCCTCATCTTAGGCCTCAAGTGTTTAACATCCCTTGGTACCAGTACTACCTACTTGATGTCATGGCTTTCCTTGTTACTATAGTTACATTGGTTGTCATGGTGATAAGGTTGACATGTAAATGCCTATGTCATGTCTGTTGTAAGAGTGATAACAAATCTAAGATGGAGTGA